From a single Flavobacterium sp. genomic region:
- a CDS encoding IS110 family transposase produces MKKSNNYVGIDISKLTFDVAISSYDDKYKYFKFANNHEGFMMFLEHLKVSESICVMEASGPYYLKLATFLSEQAIDVCVINPLVIRRFSQMRMSRAKTDKKDAMLIAEYGKTENPGIWKPEANHVLELKQMQAYLEQLNKNRTGFVVQKEAFNQNPIKSETLEKSINSVLETIEQEMKNIEKKMELIIKTHHQEMFSQLKSIPGMGTKTSLLLIVISGGFSKFNNHKQLASYVGISPRIFESGTSVKGRSKICKMGMSKIRAMLYVCAWSAKKCNKSCKELYDRLVEKGKSKKLALIAVVNKLLKQAFAIATKKEYYSVKIN; encoded by the coding sequence ATGAAAAAAAGTAACAATTATGTTGGAATTGACATCTCAAAATTAACTTTTGATGTCGCTATTTCTAGTTATGATGACAAGTACAAGTATTTTAAATTTGCTAACAATCATGAAGGTTTTATGATGTTTTTAGAACATTTAAAGGTCTCTGAATCAATTTGTGTGATGGAAGCTAGTGGTCCATATTATTTAAAATTAGCCACTTTTTTGTCAGAGCAAGCAATAGATGTTTGTGTGATAAATCCATTGGTAATTAGGAGGTTTTCTCAAATGCGAATGAGTAGAGCAAAAACAGATAAAAAAGATGCTATGCTTATTGCAGAATATGGAAAAACCGAAAATCCAGGTATATGGAAACCTGAAGCAAATCATGTTCTAGAGCTTAAGCAAATGCAAGCCTATCTAGAACAATTAAATAAAAACAGAACTGGATTTGTAGTTCAAAAAGAAGCATTTAATCAAAATCCTATTAAGAGTGAAACACTTGAAAAAAGTATCAATTCTGTTTTAGAAACCATAGAACAAGAGATGAAAAACATTGAGAAAAAAATGGAGTTAATAATTAAAACACATCATCAAGAAATGTTTAGTCAACTAAAAAGTATACCAGGAATGGGAACTAAAACATCTTTGCTATTGATTGTAATATCTGGAGGCTTTAGTAAGTTTAATAATCATAAGCAACTTGCTTCATATGTTGGAATATCGCCAAGAATATTTGAATCAGGAACAAGTGTTAAGGGTAGATCGAAAATTTGTAAAATGGGAATGAGTAAAATAAGAGCAATGCTTTATGTATGTGCATGGTCAGCAAAAAAATGTAATAAGAGTTGTAAAGAATTATACGATAGATTAGTAGAAAAAGGAAAATCAAAAAAGCTAGCTTTAATTGCAGTAGTAAACAAATTATTAAAACAAGCTTTTGCAATTGCAACAAAAAAAGAATATTATTCAGTAAAAATTAACTAA
- a CDS encoding HNH endonuclease encodes MKKVLRLKKRYLIVLLLLVSICGFSQSRYISTTTKKIVFTRDGGVCQCCGSSENIEYDHIIPYSCGGSSDVSNIQLLCMKCNRSKSNSCVCKIHEKTVGSNCCDGKTTKKASTYSQQCSGTTKKGTRCKKRTTNSNGRCHLH; translated from the coding sequence ATGAAAAAAGTTTTAAGATTAAAAAAAAGGTATCTAATAGTCCTGCTGCTTTTGGTCAGTATTTGTGGTTTTTCACAAAGTAGGTATATATCTACTACAACAAAAAAAATTGTTTTTACTAGAGATGGTGGTGTATGCCAATGTTGTGGAAGTTCTGAAAATATTGAATATGACCATATAATACCCTATTCTTGTGGCGGAAGTAGTGATGTTTCAAATATTCAATTGCTTTGTATGAAATGCAATCGCAGCAAATCAAACAGTTGTGTATGTAAAATTCATGAAAAAACAGTTGGCTCAAATTGTTGCGATGGTAAAACAACAAAAAAGGCATCAACTTATTCACAACAATGCTCTGGAACTACAAAAAAAGGAACAAGATGTAAGAAAAGAACCACCAATTCAAACGGACGGTGTCACTTACATTAA
- a CDS encoding PorP/SprF family type IX secretion system membrane protein codes for MKIKIYIVLLFITFFNEVKAQDPVFTQSLIIPETLNPGFTGAASSWNAGIIHRRQWPEGNRRIDTQYAFANNLVTDNLGLGITILNQRETFTDYNYFQFNGVASYRIDLNYRWRLRLGLEGGFGRKDFNFRNLLLEDQINVNDGSISGSSIDPGFLRYNSQINFVDFSFGVLVDEENAWFGASLKHLTRPDITFLENGNAPLDLFLSVHGGYYFTLDNSPSMLLPADTDLLVSINYMRQSQFNRLDIGTSVEMNMFSFGVIAATNPEGRNTNSHLITSLNPYVTMRAGEFKFGYSYDVNTSKFGHNQGVHELTLTWQSSYTCRDCDNYRMKLKDIKW; via the coding sequence ATGAAAATTAAAATATATATTGTACTGCTTTTTATTACGTTTTTCAATGAAGTTAAAGCACAAGATCCTGTATTCACGCAATCTTTAATCATTCCAGAAACATTAAATCCAGGATTTACAGGTGCTGCTAGTTCTTGGAACGCGGGTATTATTCATCGAAGACAATGGCCTGAGGGCAATAGACGAATCGACACCCAATATGCATTTGCCAATAACTTAGTAACCGATAATTTGGGATTGGGAATAACAATTTTGAATCAAAGAGAAACTTTCACAGATTACAATTATTTTCAATTTAATGGCGTTGCCTCCTATCGAATTGATTTGAATTATAGATGGAGACTAAGACTTGGTTTAGAAGGTGGTTTTGGTCGAAAAGATTTTAACTTTAGAAATTTATTATTAGAAGACCAAATTAATGTCAATGATGGCTCAATTTCAGGAAGTAGTATTGACCCAGGATTTTTAAGATACAATAGTCAAATTAATTTTGTTGATTTTTCATTTGGGGTTTTGGTAGATGAAGAAAATGCATGGTTTGGAGCAAGTTTAAAACACTTAACACGTCCCGATATTACATTTCTTGAAAATGGAAATGCCCCTTTAGATTTATTTTTAAGTGTACATGGGGGATACTATTTTACATTAGACAATTCACCATCTATGCTCCTGCCTGCAGATACCGATTTATTAGTTTCCATTAACTATATGCGTCAATCGCAATTTAATAGATTAGACATAGGAACTTCTGTTGAAATGAATATGTTTTCATTTGGTGTTATTGCAGCTACTAATCCAGAAGGTAGAAATACCAATAGCCATTTAATAACTTCACTAAATCCTTATGTAACTATGAGAGCTGGAGAGTTTAAATTTGGCTATTCCTATGACGTTAATACCTCAAAATTTGGCCATAATCAAGGCGTACATGAATTAACTTTAACTTGGCAATCAAGCTATACCTGTAGAGATTGCGATAATTATAGAATGAAATTAAAAGATATTAAATGGTAA